Proteins encoded in a region of the Vicia villosa cultivar HV-30 ecotype Madison, WI linkage group LG5, Vvil1.0, whole genome shotgun sequence genome:
- the LOC131605606 gene encoding uncharacterized protein LOC131605606, producing the protein MKEVLVSTVRSMWGKDEYDFSFMGADGLSGGMLSIWNSKTVKAIFSFRGKGFLGNKVSWKGDGEWIIGGDFNAVKKRNERVGRSYGRSNVEWRDFSKFIEESGLVDVPCKGKKFSWFSGDGKSKCRLDRFLVEESLVSSMGVVGQMIGSRDISDHCTVWLISDKEDWGPKPFKFNNEWFSDKNFMSFVEKEWRGLEVFGRGNCVLKEKFRLLKDKLRWWNKTVFGRYEMEVEEGVREFNASDDRESWDDEEIEAKKMASKKIWVNLKIKENMLIQKARLRWMNDGDNNIKFFHRTMKERNWNHIGSINSNGGLVSSVAEVKEAVKVHFEDKFKEDCLNRPKLDGVHVSSLSWEDSCSLETPFLEAEIREAVWSCDGTKSPGPDGFSFLFHYEMLLLAGRIKKILSSIISDCQSAFTPGRHLIDGVVVANELVDYASKKGKDCLLFKFDFEKAYDKVSWNFLRYMMRRMGFGARWIKWMEALVFSSKMSVLVNGSRTREFGVEGGLRQGDPISPFLFVIAAEGLKCLINKAVENGDYAGCNVNGKCFIDILQFADDTLLVGDGSWNYLWAIKSVLKGLELVSGLGINYHKSKIIGININSHFLDVASSFLSCSKEAKEFKFLGIRIGSNPRRLSSWKPLLDSFRRKLSSWKGRFLSFGGRITLLKSVLSSLSIFTLSFYKAPKKIIGEINKLQSKFLWGGVEEKRKIHWISWKEVCKPLEKGGLGLRSLEEFNIALLMKWRWRILNASNSLWYRILKARYVDVKVKVLVGDLNLKSRATRSVWWSDIMSLGKNLPKDYFDINIKFVVGCGYSFPFWHANWLEVGILKHVFPVLFDASLLQDVAISSIGGWALGDWIWGDVGVKNGADSEVAAALPTLFQLLPAAVPGGAQPDLPKWLPANDGNFTVSSCFREISKITCPFGPVNRFDFIYSKVWKVEVPLKVKAFAWRCFKNKIPTRNLLLKRGVPLDSSNLVCVFCEDSNESSKHLLLECKMAEAVWQNMALWLGMTYEKPGEFMESFWFWSSFCHTKKVRRGKEGSIWLAIVWSL; encoded by the exons ATGAAGGAGGTTTTGGTTTCTACAGTTAGAAGCATGTGGGGAAAGGACGAGTACGATTTTTCTTTCATGGGAGCGGATGGATTATCGGGAGGTATGCTTTCTATTTGGAATAGCAAGACGGTTAAGGCTATTTTCTCTTTTCGTGGCAAAGGCTTTCTTGGTAATAAAGTTTCTTGGAAAGGAG ATGGAGAGTGGATTATTGGGGGAGATTTTAATGCCGTTAAAAAGAGGAATGAGAGAGTGGGAAGAAGTTATGGGAGGAGCAATGTTGAGTGGAGGGATTTCTCTAAGTTTATTGAGGAGAGTGGCTTGGTGGATGTTCCGTGTAAAGGGAAAAAGTTTAGTTGGTTTAGTGGAGATGGTAAATCTAAATGTAGGCTTGATAGATTTCTTGTTGAGGAGTCCTTGGTGTCTTCGATGGGAGTGGTGGGGCAAATGATTGGTAGTAGGGATATCTCGGACCATTGCACGGTTTGGTTGATATCGGATAAAGAGGATTGGGGTCCGAAACCTTTTAAATTCAATAATGAGTGGTTCTCCGACAAGAATTTTATGTCTTTTGTGGAAAAGGAGTGGAGAGGTTTGGAGGTGTTTGGTAGAGGGAACTGTGTGCTTAAAGAGAAGTTTAGACTTTTGAAAGATAAATTGAGGTGGTGGAATAAAACCGTTTTTGGTAGATATGAGATGGAGGTGGAGGAAGGGGTGAGAGAGTTTAATGCATCAGATGATAGGGAGAGTTGGGATGATGAGGAAATTGAAGCAAAAAAGATGGCTAGTAAGAAAATTTGggtgaatttaaaaataaaggagAATATGCTAATCCAAAAGGCTAGATTGAGGTGGATGAATGATGGTGATAACAATATCAAGTTCTTTCATCGTACTATGAAGGAAAGGAATTGGAATCACATTGGATCTATCAATTCTAATGGTGGTTTAGTGAGCTCGGTGGCGGAGGTAAAGGAGGCGGTTAAAGTGCACTTTGAGGATAAATTTAAAGAAGATTGTTTGAATAGACCTAAATTAGATGGTGTTCATGTTAGTTCCTTGAGTTGGGAAGATAGTTGCTCTCTTGAGACCCCTTTTTTGGAAGCGGAGATTAGGGAAGCGGTGTGGAGTTGTGATGGAACGAAGAGTCCGGGGCCGGAtggattttcttttctttttcattatgAGATGTTG CTTTTGGCGGGTAGAATTAAGAAGATCCTTTCGTCTATTATATCCGATTGTCAAAGTGCTTTCACCCCGGGTAGACATTTGATTGATGGAGTTGTTGTCGCGAATGAGTTAGTGGATTATGCTTCGAAGAAAGGAAAGGATTGCCttctttttaaatttgatttcgaAAAAGCGTATGACAAGGTTAGTTGGAACTTTTTGAGATATATGATGAGGAGGATGGGGTTTGGTGCTAGGTGGATAAAATGGATGGAGGCTTTGGTCTTTTCTAGTAAGATGTCGGTGCTTGTCAATGGTAGCCGAACTAGGGAATTTGGTGTTGAAGGGGGTCTACGTCAAGGTGATCCTAtttcaccttttctttttgttattgcGGCGGAGGGTCTGAAATGTCTAATCAATAAGGCGGTGGAAAATGGGGATTATGCGGGTTGCAACGTGAACGGTAAATGCTTCAtagatattcttcaatttgcggatgatactttaTTAGTTGGAGATGGGAGTTGGAATTATCTTTGGGCTATTAAGTCGGTGTTGAAAGGTTTAGAATTGGTTTCGGGTCTCGGCATTAATTATCATAAAAGTAAGATAATTGGTATCAATATAAATTCTCATTTTTTGGACGtggcttcttcttttctttcttgtagTAAGGAGGCGAAAGAGTTCAAATTTCTTGGGATTAGGATTGGCTCGAATCCTAGAAGGTTATCTTCTTGGAAACCTTTGTTGGATAGTTTTAGGAGAAAATTGAGCTCTTGGAAAGGGAGGTTTCTTAGCTTCGGTGGGAGGATTACTCTTTTAAAATCGGTGTTGAGTAGTTTATCTATTTTCACGTTATCTTTTTATAAAGCTCCTAAGAAGATAATTGGTGAGATAAATAAACTACAAAGTAAATTCTTGTGGGGGGGAGTAGAGGAGAAAAGGAAAATTCATTGGATTAGTTGGAAAGAGGTGTGTAAGCCTTTAGAGAAAGGTGGTCTTGGTTTAAGGAGTCTTGAAGAGTTCAACATAGCGCTTCTTATGAAATGGAGATGGAGGATATTGAATGCTTCTAATTCTTTGTGGTACCGTATTTTAAAGGCTAGATATGTGGATGTTAAAGTGAAGGTTTTGGTTGGAGATTTGAATCTAAAATCTCGAGCAACAAGATCCGTGTGGTGGTCGGATATAATGTCTTTAGGAAAAAATCTTCCGAAAGATTATTTCGATATTAATATTAAGTTTGTTGTGGGGTGTGGGTACTCGTTTCCTTTTTGGCATGCGAATTGGCTTGAAGTAGGAATTCTTAAACATGTCTTTCCGGTGTTgtttgatgcttctcttttgcaGGATGTTGCTATCTCCAGTATAGGAGGATGGGCTTTAGGCGATTGGATATGGGGCGACGTTGGAGTGAAAAACGGGGCTGATTCTGAGGTGGCAGCAGCGCTGCCTACTCTCTTTCAGCTGCTGCCAGCAGCGGTTCCGGGTGGTGCACAGCCGGATTTGCCTAAGTGGCTTCCGGCGAATGATGGTAACTTCACCGTGTCTTCTTGCTTTAGAGAGATTAGTAAGATAACTTGTCCGTTCGGCCCGGTCAATcgctttgatttcatttattcaAAGGTTTGGAAGGTGGAGGTACCACTTAAAGTTAAAGCTTTTGCGTGGAGATGTTTCAAGAACAAAATTCCGACTAGAAATTTGCTTTTGAAACGTGGTGTTCCGTTGGATTCTTCGAATCTTGTTTGCGTTTTTTGTGAAGATTCAAATGAAAGTTCTAAGCATTTGTTGTTGGAATGTAAGATGGCCGAAGCGGTTTGGCAAAATATGGCGCTTTGGTTGGGAATGACTTACGAAAAACCGGGTGAATTTAtggagagtttttggttttgGAGTAGTTTTTGCCATACAAAGAAGGTTAGGAGAGGTAAAGAGGGAAGCATTTGGTTGGCTATTGTTTGGAGTCTTTGA